From Streptomyces chrestomyceticus JCM 4735, one genomic window encodes:
- a CDS encoding nucleoside-diphosphate kinase: MTAEDFWSRHVFVLLSSDIVYRGRHGDLVRRLRDEGFPPVAARALQADPELIDDLYSDLIAGQWQTWRYRLVDAVLGLGPTVALICRCDGRHAELAKLKGYQHPTDADLGTLRRDFDAINSAMSVMHSSDGPEDSEREAAVFGLTPEHAGDPEEVAAEIDQLCRLNTPGNPETRDFEQVLASVRTRLVGALWEELPAAVRQRFTTEFADTGQLGLPGAGDRLADLLGDRLTAGLADVVRCDFTPKWRDELRMAWAEERLRRAGVVLDEWERVVLGSSLHFPPLRASVEAAR, translated from the coding sequence GTGACTGCTGAAGACTTCTGGTCCCGACACGTGTTCGTCCTGCTGAGCTCCGACATCGTCTACCGGGGCCGGCACGGCGATCTGGTGCGGAGGCTGCGGGACGAGGGCTTCCCGCCGGTGGCCGCGCGGGCCCTGCAGGCCGATCCGGAGCTGATCGACGACCTGTACTCGGACCTCATCGCGGGCCAGTGGCAGACCTGGCGCTACCGCCTGGTGGACGCCGTCCTCGGCCTCGGTCCCACCGTCGCCCTGATCTGCCGCTGCGACGGCCGGCACGCCGAACTCGCCAAGCTCAAGGGCTACCAGCACCCGACCGACGCCGACCTGGGCACGCTGCGGCGGGACTTCGACGCCATCAACAGCGCCATGAGCGTGATGCACAGCTCCGACGGCCCGGAGGACTCCGAGCGGGAGGCCGCCGTCTTCGGTCTGACTCCGGAGCACGCGGGCGACCCGGAGGAGGTCGCCGCCGAGATCGACCAGTTGTGCCGGCTGAACACGCCGGGCAACCCGGAGACCCGCGACTTCGAGCAGGTACTGGCCTCGGTGCGCACCCGGCTGGTGGGCGCGCTGTGGGAGGAACTGCCTGCCGCCGTACGGCAGCGGTTCACCACCGAGTTCGCCGACACCGGCCAACTGGGCCTGCCCGGCGCCGGCGACCGGCTGGCCGACCTCCTCGGCGACCGGCTCACCGCCGGCTTGGCCGACGTGGTGCGCTGCGACTTCACCCCGAAGTGGCGCGACGAGCTGCGGATGGCCTGGGCGGAGGAGCGGCTGCGCCGGGCGGGCGTGGTCCTGGACGAGTGGGAGCGTGTGGTGCTCGGCTCGTCGCTGCACTTCCCGCCCCTGCGGGCGAGCGTGGAAGCGGCCAGGTGA
- a CDS encoding GNAT family N-acetyltransferase encodes MIGTRTASCTVSVADSVEEVGRRAWTSLVEACGAPVFYSYDFLCSVEKLPLTSPSRARYLVAREEPAGEPVAVLPVYLQHTRDPFATGPGADALLTVLMGHVWHCYDTVLPSRVPLTAPLVETFWNALGELADSSDVDLWGLANVAADGELARLLTEIGVATESTVPRYRLPLAGGPATLDEHLTTVSRPSRRTLRQFARRARDAGAEITLRQGSEALDQDVLDLCEATADKHAPGYYPPDRLAALVNALGPDCGILRVDLDGVLLAVSLCLYDRTRMHAWAGGCLYPQELNWSPQYVLFAAELEAGMASGRQVLECGRRNDEFKTRYGLHAQPLVRAAVRR; translated from the coding sequence GTGATCGGCACCCGTACCGCCTCCTGCACCGTGTCGGTCGCCGACTCGGTGGAGGAGGTGGGCCGCCGAGCCTGGACCTCGCTGGTGGAGGCGTGCGGGGCGCCCGTCTTCTACAGCTACGACTTCCTGTGCAGCGTGGAGAAGCTGCCGCTCACCTCGCCGTCCCGCGCCCGCTACCTGGTGGCGCGGGAGGAGCCGGCCGGTGAACCGGTCGCCGTCCTGCCGGTGTACCTCCAGCACACCCGTGACCCGTTCGCCACGGGCCCTGGGGCCGACGCGCTGCTCACGGTGCTGATGGGACACGTGTGGCACTGTTACGACACCGTGCTGCCCAGTCGCGTACCGCTGACCGCTCCCCTGGTGGAGACGTTCTGGAACGCGCTGGGTGAGCTGGCCGACAGCTCCGACGTGGATCTCTGGGGACTGGCCAACGTGGCCGCCGACGGCGAACTCGCCCGCCTCCTCACGGAGATCGGCGTGGCGACCGAGTCCACCGTGCCGCGTTACCGCCTGCCCCTCGCAGGCGGTCCCGCCACCCTGGACGAGCACCTCACCACCGTAAGCCGCCCCTCCCGGCGCACCCTGCGCCAGTTCGCGCGGCGGGCCCGCGACGCCGGCGCCGAGATCACCCTGCGCCAGGGCTCCGAAGCGCTCGACCAGGACGTACTGGACCTGTGCGAGGCCACCGCGGACAAGCACGCCCCCGGCTACTACCCGCCGGACCGGCTCGCCGCCCTGGTGAACGCCCTCGGCCCCGACTGCGGCATCCTGCGCGTGGATCTGGACGGCGTGCTGCTCGCGGTCTCCCTGTGCCTGTACGACCGCACCCGGATGCACGCCTGGGCGGGCGGCTGTCTCTACCCGCAGGAACTCAACTGGAGTCCCCAGTACGTGCTGTTCGCGGCCGAACTGGAGGCCGGCATGGCCTCCGGGCGGCAGGTCCTCGAATGCGGCCGCCGCAACGACGAGTTCAAGACCCGTTACGGCCTGCACGCCCAGCCGCTGGTCCGTGCCGCCGTGCGGCGCTGA
- a CDS encoding iron-containing alcohol dehydrogenase, which yields MRRLPGHPAAFFGTGAAARLNAVLAGAGARRVLLVHGPSYATGAAARLTRAGRAGFEVHHFGDVRPNPELGHIEEAVRVIRRLRPDAVVGIGGGSSMDVAKAASVLAAQDADPADCLGSPDLVGRKRPGRLVLVPTTAGSGSELTRFATLYRDGRKVSLDTDAARADVVLVDPELTATVPVPTTVAGALDAFSQAVESSWARTATPQSLEWAEEALHALLPALGQLADTGRPAEVRHDLSLGAALAGAAIDVTRTTAAHALSYALTSRLGLPHGVAVALHLRWLIGRHAAATSRECPPPGVRVLHGRVAEIRRTVRAHTGREPEELLADLLQAGGYPADLADLALPADEWAGVVAEALHSGRAMNNPCTLTPEDVLGRFVRPSLTEGAAR from the coding sequence CTGCGACGACTGCCAGGACACCCCGCCGCGTTCTTCGGGACCGGCGCCGCCGCACGGCTCAACGCCGTGCTGGCGGGCGCCGGCGCCCGGCGTGTGCTGCTGGTGCACGGGCCGTCGTACGCCACCGGCGCGGCGGCCCGCCTCACCCGAGCCGGCCGGGCCGGGTTCGAGGTGCACCACTTCGGCGACGTACGGCCCAACCCGGAGCTGGGCCACATCGAGGAGGCGGTACGGGTCATCCGCCGGCTCCGTCCCGACGCCGTCGTCGGCATCGGCGGCGGCAGCAGCATGGACGTGGCCAAGGCCGCCTCCGTGCTCGCCGCCCAGGACGCGGACCCGGCGGACTGTCTCGGCTCGCCGGACCTGGTCGGCCGGAAGCGCCCGGGGCGGCTGGTCCTGGTGCCCACCACCGCCGGTTCGGGCAGCGAACTCACCCGGTTCGCCACCCTGTACCGGGACGGCCGCAAGGTGTCCCTGGACACGGACGCGGCCCGGGCCGACGTGGTCCTGGTCGATCCCGAACTGACCGCGACCGTGCCGGTGCCGACGACGGTGGCCGGCGCGCTCGACGCCTTCAGCCAGGCCGTGGAGTCCTCCTGGGCCCGCACCGCCACCCCGCAGTCCCTGGAGTGGGCCGAGGAGGCGCTGCACGCCCTCCTCCCCGCGCTGGGGCAGCTCGCCGACACGGGACGGCCGGCCGAGGTACGGCACGACCTGTCCCTGGGCGCGGCCCTCGCCGGGGCGGCCATCGACGTCACCCGTACGACCGCGGCCCACGCCCTGTCGTACGCGCTGACCAGCCGGCTCGGCCTGCCGCACGGCGTGGCCGTGGCCCTGCACCTGCGCTGGCTCATCGGCCGGCACGCCGCGGCGACCTCCCGGGAGTGCCCGCCGCCCGGTGTCCGCGTCCTGCACGGGCGGGTCGCCGAGATCCGCCGGACGGTACGGGCGCACACCGGCCGGGAGCCGGAGGAGCTGCTCGCGGACCTCCTCCAGGCCGGCGGCTACCCCGCCGACCTCGCCGACCTCGCCCTGCCGGCCGACGAGTGGGCCGGCGTGGTGGCCGAGGCGCTGCACTCCGGCCGGGCCATGAACAACCCCTGCACGCTCACCCCCGAAGACGTCCTCGGCCGGTTCGTCCGGCCCTCACTGACGGAAGGCGCCGCGCGATGA
- a CDS encoding YqcI/YcgG family protein, with protein sequence MSRSGSGDEPFGWVPEAHSVFTERILAEEPSYPCYFGTQGQQRGNNSFSAVDTRYPDTHGPAALARSLRAYRQRAWQGPKRQTLIVFVGPAVPGAELADDHRRFWTLLDELRAYDTEPWPAEVPTDPADPRWQWCFDGEPWFIFAASPAYRDRRSRDLGPCLTLVFQVRRVFEGIGGSTVAGKAAKRRVREGLARYDRIGPHPTLGDGDTSTDFKWRQYALPDDASVAAPDACPVRHHAAVPVLPERNAVDGSALPQSHERQRP encoded by the coding sequence GTGTCGCGCTCCGGTTCCGGCGACGAGCCTTTCGGCTGGGTCCCGGAAGCGCACAGCGTCTTCACCGAGCGGATTCTCGCCGAAGAGCCGTCCTATCCCTGTTACTTCGGGACGCAGGGCCAGCAGCGCGGCAACAACTCCTTCAGCGCCGTCGACACCCGCTACCCGGACACCCACGGTCCGGCCGCGCTCGCCCGGTCCCTGCGGGCCTACCGGCAGCGGGCCTGGCAGGGACCCAAGCGGCAGACCCTGATCGTCTTCGTCGGTCCGGCCGTGCCCGGCGCGGAACTCGCGGACGACCACCGGCGGTTCTGGACGCTGCTGGACGAACTGCGGGCGTACGACACCGAGCCCTGGCCGGCCGAGGTGCCCACCGACCCCGCCGACCCCCGCTGGCAGTGGTGCTTCGACGGCGAGCCGTGGTTCATCTTCGCCGCTAGCCCCGCCTACCGGGACCGCCGCAGCCGTGACCTCGGGCCGTGCCTGACCCTGGTCTTCCAGGTCCGGCGGGTCTTCGAGGGCATCGGCGGCAGCACGGTGGCCGGCAAGGCCGCCAAACGCCGGGTCCGGGAGGGGCTGGCGCGCTACGACCGGATCGGGCCGCACCCCACCCTCGGCGACGGCGACACCTCCACCGACTTCAAGTGGCGGCAGTACGCACTCCCGGACGACGCGAGCGTCGCCGCCCCCGACGCCTGTCCGGTGCGGCACCACGCCGCCGTCCCCGTCCTGCCGGAGCGGAACGCCGTCGACGGCTCCGCCTTACCGCAATCACACGAAAGGCAGCGTCCGTGA
- a CDS encoding isocitrate lyase/phosphoenolpyruvate mutase family protein: MSENATTTNKSARLRELLAGPRPVAAVGAHDGLSAKLVEQAGFDAVWCSSFEVSASYGLPDASLVTMTQFLAAAEAMDAIIDIPVIADCDTGFGGPLNVAFAVERYERAGIAAMCIEDKLFPKINSFADAGQDLLPTKEFALKIEAGKQTQKDERFLLIARTEALISGQGVPEALERAHAYADAGADAVLVHSKSRRPDDILELGDAWDRDVPLVAVPTTYASVEEKALFDAGYRLVIYANQGMRAAVKNMREVLGKLRVEGRAESVDADIATMPEIFALQGMTAAFRTAP, from the coding sequence ATGTCCGAGAACGCCACCACCACGAACAAGTCCGCACGGCTGCGTGAGCTGCTCGCCGGTCCCCGGCCGGTGGCCGCGGTCGGCGCGCACGACGGCCTCAGCGCCAAGCTGGTGGAGCAGGCGGGCTTCGACGCCGTCTGGTGCTCCAGCTTCGAGGTGTCCGCCAGTTACGGTCTGCCGGACGCCAGCCTGGTGACGATGACGCAGTTCCTGGCGGCCGCCGAGGCGATGGACGCGATCATCGACATCCCGGTGATCGCCGACTGCGACACCGGGTTCGGCGGGCCGCTCAACGTGGCGTTCGCCGTGGAGCGGTACGAGCGGGCCGGCATCGCCGCGATGTGCATCGAGGACAAGCTGTTCCCGAAGATCAACAGCTTCGCGGACGCCGGCCAGGACCTGCTGCCCACCAAGGAGTTCGCCCTCAAGATCGAGGCCGGCAAGCAGACGCAGAAGGACGAGCGCTTCCTGCTGATCGCCCGTACCGAGGCGCTCATCTCCGGCCAGGGCGTACCCGAGGCGCTGGAGCGCGCCCACGCGTACGCGGACGCCGGGGCGGACGCCGTACTGGTCCACAGCAAGAGCCGCCGCCCGGACGACATCCTGGAGCTCGGCGACGCCTGGGACCGCGACGTACCGCTGGTGGCGGTGCCCACCACCTACGCCTCGGTGGAGGAGAAGGCGCTGTTCGACGCCGGTTACCGCCTGGTCATCTACGCGAACCAGGGCATGCGGGCGGCCGTGAAGAACATGCGCGAGGTGCTCGGCAAGCTGCGCGTCGAGGGCCGCGCCGAGTCCGTGGACGCCGACATCGCCACCATGCCGGAGATCTTCGCGCTGCAGGGCATGACCGCGGCCTTCCGGACCGCCCCGTGA
- a CDS encoding ATP-grasp domain-containing protein, protein MTSQIIGNAPVPQQEKQPVILLDRLGYSSYRGPDGRPFLPTDRWEVRLVTALERTGEAVGDELASVVGVPGVETAPFADAVRFQHRWGGRPAARLVAVTERFLLPAAELREELGIPGQRVEQALLFRDKVLMKEHLRDHGIAVPDFAPFSREAALTLLDKYHRVVVKPRLGAGSSEIHVLDDIAGLDRFVREHAGRLAEFEVEEFVDGQLYHVDSVVQDSHVTAAVAGRYVDSTMSYRRLEPCRDIAVPDGPLLDALLAFDQAVLAAYPGFTGVAHHEVFMSPSGPVFCEIAARAGGGGILAGFRSRTGANLDEVMLRAQLDGSVPHVPAPAPHLTGFTALYAEPGRVLRTPAVPDEPWITEAQILVGEGDLIDPPTRYSDAAAIVSVRGDTEEQVMSRLAALAERISIPTVPESA, encoded by the coding sequence ATGACATCGCAAATCATCGGGAATGCGCCGGTGCCGCAGCAGGAAAAGCAGCCGGTCATTCTGCTCGACCGCCTCGGCTATTCCTCGTACCGAGGCCCGGACGGCCGCCCCTTCCTGCCCACGGACCGCTGGGAGGTACGGCTGGTCACCGCACTGGAGCGGACCGGTGAGGCCGTGGGTGACGAGCTGGCGTCCGTCGTCGGGGTGCCCGGTGTCGAGACCGCGCCGTTCGCCGACGCGGTCCGCTTCCAGCACCGCTGGGGCGGCCGGCCGGCGGCCCGCCTGGTGGCGGTCACCGAACGCTTCCTGCTGCCCGCCGCCGAACTGCGGGAAGAGCTGGGCATCCCCGGTCAGCGCGTCGAGCAGGCGCTGCTCTTCCGCGACAAGGTGCTGATGAAGGAGCACCTGCGCGACCACGGCATCGCGGTACCGGACTTCGCCCCGTTCTCCCGGGAGGCCGCGCTGACGCTGCTGGACAAGTACCACCGCGTGGTCGTCAAGCCGCGGCTCGGCGCCGGTTCCAGCGAGATCCACGTACTGGACGACATCGCCGGACTCGACCGGTTCGTACGGGAACACGCCGGCCGGCTGGCGGAGTTCGAGGTCGAGGAGTTCGTCGACGGGCAGCTCTACCACGTCGACAGCGTGGTGCAGGACTCGCACGTCACGGCGGCGGTGGCCGGCCGGTACGTGGACAGCACCATGTCGTACCGGCGGCTGGAGCCCTGCCGTGACATCGCCGTGCCGGACGGCCCGCTGCTCGACGCGCTGCTCGCGTTCGACCAGGCCGTACTCGCCGCGTACCCGGGCTTCACCGGAGTGGCGCATCACGAGGTCTTCATGTCCCCCTCGGGCCCCGTGTTCTGCGAGATCGCGGCGCGGGCCGGGGGAGGGGGCATCCTCGCCGGCTTCCGGTCGCGTACCGGGGCCAACCTCGACGAGGTCATGCTGCGGGCCCAGTTGGACGGCAGCGTGCCGCACGTACCGGCCCCCGCCCCCCATCTGACCGGCTTCACGGCCCTGTACGCCGAGCCCGGCCGGGTCCTGCGCACCCCGGCGGTGCCCGACGAACCGTGGATCACCGAAGCGCAGATCCTGGTGGGAGAGGGTGATCTGATTGATCCGCCGACCCGGTACAGCGACGCGGCGGCCATCGTCTCGGTACGCGGCGACACCGAGGAACAGGTCATGTCCAGACTCGCGGCACTGGCCGAGCGCATCAGCATTCCCACGGTCCCGGAATCGGCGTAG
- a CDS encoding C-terminal binding protein, with amino-acid sequence MNAQRVLYTDPAWLVADGRQDLSLATVERDVLGDDVELLTAPHEDGRYVLTDDRLLERAAGADALVVYRCQVTDALLDAAGDGLRVVVRQGVGVDNLNADLLAERGLPGFNVPDYCVDEVAVHTSALALALERHVVPQHVTLTGGTFDIYAGGAPRRVSRRTLGIVGFGRIGRAVARKLGTFYGQVLVYDPYIGRDLAEGYGARTVDTLEELLAESDLVTLHCPLTPGTEGLIGEAELRAMKSDAFLVNAARGKLIDPEALGKALDEGTIAGAGLDVFAPENPHQDPRWKPVLDHPHSVFTSHRAFLSEEAEASSRRRVAELVRDALAGDPALLAGRVGRVLPDGAAR; translated from the coding sequence ATGAACGCACAGCGTGTCCTGTACACCGACCCCGCCTGGCTGGTCGCCGACGGCCGGCAGGACCTCTCCCTGGCCACCGTCGAGCGCGACGTCCTGGGCGACGACGTAGAGCTGCTCACCGCTCCGCACGAGGACGGCCGCTACGTCCTGACCGACGACCGGCTGCTGGAACGTGCCGCCGGAGCCGACGCCCTGGTGGTGTACCGCTGCCAGGTCACCGACGCCCTGCTCGACGCGGCGGGCGACGGGCTGCGGGTCGTGGTCCGGCAGGGCGTGGGCGTGGACAACCTCAACGCCGACCTGCTCGCGGAGCGCGGCCTCCCCGGCTTCAACGTGCCGGACTACTGCGTGGACGAGGTCGCCGTACACACCTCGGCGCTCGCCCTCGCCCTGGAACGGCACGTGGTGCCGCAGCACGTGACCCTGACCGGCGGCACCTTCGACATCTACGCCGGTGGCGCGCCGCGCCGCGTCAGCCGCCGCACCCTGGGCATCGTCGGCTTCGGCCGGATCGGCCGGGCCGTCGCCCGCAAGCTCGGCACCTTCTACGGCCAGGTGCTCGTGTACGACCCCTACATCGGCCGGGACCTCGCCGAGGGCTACGGCGCCCGTACCGTCGACACGCTGGAGGAACTCCTCGCCGAGTCCGACCTGGTGACGCTGCACTGCCCGCTCACCCCCGGTACCGAAGGACTGATCGGGGAGGCCGAGCTGCGGGCCATGAAGTCCGACGCCTTCCTGGTCAACGCGGCCCGCGGCAAGCTCATCGACCCGGAGGCGCTCGGCAAGGCGCTGGACGAGGGCACGATCGCGGGAGCCGGACTGGACGTCTTCGCTCCCGAGAACCCGCACCAGGACCCGCGCTGGAAGCCGGTGCTCGACCACCCGCACTCCGTGTTCACCAGCCACCGGGCCTTCCTGTCGGAGGAGGCGGAGGCCAGCAGCCGCCGGCGGGTCGCCGAACTCGTCCGGGACGCCCTCGCCGGCGACCCGGCCCTGCTCGCCGGCCGGGTGGGCCGCGTACTGCCCGACGGAGCCGCCCGATGA
- a CDS encoding NUDIX hydrolase, with protein MVEEIVALYAEGDLSGRVVGSAPRSRMRAENLPHCATQVLLRDPEGRVYVHRRTDTKDVYPGMHDAWAGGVVAAGEDPDETAEREVTEELGVRGCPVRPCFRYWFADDHANYLACVYVAEYDPDLHGPVVHQASEVAEGWWMTWKELTARLADPEWPFVPDGRAGLERYAQYLEEQSAARG; from the coding sequence GTGGTGGAAGAAATCGTGGCCCTTTACGCCGAGGGTGATCTGAGCGGACGGGTCGTCGGCTCGGCTCCCCGGAGCAGGATGCGCGCCGAGAACCTGCCGCACTGTGCGACGCAGGTGCTGCTGCGCGACCCGGAGGGCCGGGTGTACGTGCACCGCCGTACCGACACCAAGGACGTCTACCCGGGCATGCACGACGCCTGGGCCGGTGGTGTGGTGGCTGCGGGGGAGGACCCGGACGAGACCGCCGAGCGGGAGGTGACGGAGGAACTCGGCGTCCGCGGCTGCCCGGTGCGCCCCTGCTTCCGTTACTGGTTCGCCGACGACCACGCCAACTACCTGGCCTGCGTCTACGTGGCCGAGTACGACCCGGACCTGCACGGCCCGGTGGTGCACCAGGCGAGCGAGGTCGCCGAGGGCTGGTGGATGACCTGGAAAGAGTTGACGGCGCGCCTGGCCGACCCGGAGTGGCCGTTCGTGCCGGACGGCCGGGCCGGGCTGGAGCGGTACGCCCAATACCTGGAGGAGCAGTCGGCGGCGCGCGGCTGA
- a CDS encoding helix-turn-helix transcriptional regulator, whose amino-acid sequence MSLPDPAFDRRAAALLRAAANDLKRDDTTAEADLGLAPGTFAGLTSGEQPVDLALLGRAAEVWPLNERDLLPGHDDTSRRVRIMRAKESEASSRVLARGGDDYYEYRDTAMSRVASYRPEWIRMLQPVDDNDADNPAVRWNRGHLLYQFTYFVGPVNYYYRWQDRSVCVPMETGDSVWGLPFAPHSFTARSTDEPAYILALTYGGDLVGDAQRELAILGNAAAHQAKLTPDGGPAALLRSFLQARAVTVEELARRTGLSAGHLAVLVDGDRQPTGAERAQLAEALGISERDLLPPSTRTDGGVVVQRSATAHRWHYPADSPAYRFTQLAGDASHPHTTALETEVLARSAEDTAWLSTYQHSYLYVLGDQPVRLLWEADGERYEEELQPGDSAYLMPEVPLSFVRTDPEAPPAQVLLLRIAGAVLPEVRHALGAMPEGGIERYVNEDRLWYSKEGN is encoded by the coding sequence ATGTCCCTACCGGACCCTGCCTTCGACCGGCGGGCGGCAGCGCTGCTGCGCGCCGCCGCCAACGATCTCAAGCGCGACGACACCACCGCCGAGGCCGACCTCGGCCTCGCCCCCGGCACCTTCGCCGGTCTCACCAGCGGCGAACAGCCCGTGGACCTGGCCCTGCTGGGCCGGGCCGCCGAAGTGTGGCCGCTCAACGAGCGCGATCTGCTGCCCGGCCACGACGACACCTCCCGACGGGTCCGCATCATGCGGGCCAAGGAGTCGGAGGCGTCCTCCCGGGTGCTGGCCCGCGGCGGTGACGACTACTACGAGTACCGCGACACCGCGATGTCCCGCGTGGCCTCGTACCGCCCCGAGTGGATCCGCATGCTCCAGCCGGTGGACGACAACGATGCCGACAACCCGGCCGTCCGCTGGAACCGCGGCCATCTGCTCTACCAGTTCACCTACTTCGTCGGCCCGGTCAACTACTACTACCGGTGGCAGGACCGCAGCGTCTGCGTCCCGATGGAGACCGGCGACTCGGTGTGGGGGCTGCCGTTCGCCCCGCACTCCTTCACCGCGCGGTCCACCGACGAACCGGCGTACATCCTGGCCCTCACCTACGGCGGTGACCTGGTCGGGGACGCCCAGCGTGAGCTGGCCATCCTCGGCAACGCCGCCGCCCACCAGGCCAAGCTGACCCCCGACGGCGGACCGGCCGCCCTGCTGCGCTCGTTCCTCCAGGCCAGGGCGGTCACCGTCGAGGAGCTGGCCCGCCGCACCGGGCTGTCCGCCGGGCACCTGGCGGTACTGGTCGACGGGGACCGGCAGCCGACCGGCGCCGAGCGGGCCCAACTGGCCGAGGCGCTCGGCATCTCCGAGCGCGACCTGCTGCCGCCGAGCACCCGCACGGACGGCGGTGTGGTCGTCCAGCGGTCCGCGACCGCCCACCGCTGGCACTACCCGGCGGACTCTCCCGCCTACCGCTTCACCCAGCTCGCCGGCGACGCCTCGCACCCGCACACCACCGCGCTGGAGACCGAGGTGCTGGCCCGCTCCGCCGAGGACACCGCCTGGCTCTCCACCTACCAGCACAGCTACCTCTACGTGCTCGGTGACCAGCCCGTGCGGCTGCTCTGGGAGGCCGACGGGGAGCGGTACGAGGAGGAGCTGCAGCCCGGCGACTCCGCCTACCTCATGCCCGAGGTCCCGCTCTCCTTCGTCCGCACGGACCCCGAGGCGCCCCCCGCCCAGGTCCTGCTGCTGCGCATCGCGGGTGCGGTGCTGCCCGAGGTGCGGCACGCCCTCGGCGCCATGCCCGAGGGCGGGATCGAGCGCTATGTCAACGAAGACCGGCTCTGGTACAGCAAGGAAGGTAACTGA
- the aepY gene encoding phosphonopyruvate decarboxylase, which yields MSTTSKAFVTALDNHGIGLVSGVPCSYFGGPIGELAHWPDIPYVPAANEGTALATAAGSRLAGRPAAVIAQNSGFGNLINPLTSLVLPYQIPVLVFVSMRGWPKASSGEPQHHWMGRVVPDWLDSLDVPHRMLLPDGPGLDEVLEETRPVLASGRPAFVLVAKGAVEDEKAVGAPDAETRPADGDLPDRDDLVKAVLAEVGPEFVFSTTGYLSRSLFNRGDRPRNFYMQGSMGHVASLALGSALARPSERFVVLDGDGSVLMHMGALTTVGHFAPPNLVHVLFDNQVYDSTGGQATTASTTEFDTIARGSGYRRVQYVASTAAVRPAIQDAFRAEGPTLLVVRGRAGGAAGERASGAVTVPEIARRFSAELTAGQVPLS from the coding sequence GTGAGCACGACCTCCAAGGCGTTCGTCACCGCGCTCGACAACCACGGCATCGGCCTGGTCTCCGGAGTGCCCTGCTCGTACTTCGGCGGCCCCATCGGCGAACTGGCCCACTGGCCGGACATCCCCTACGTGCCGGCCGCCAACGAGGGCACCGCGCTGGCCACCGCGGCCGGCAGCCGGCTGGCCGGACGGCCGGCCGCGGTCATCGCCCAGAACTCCGGCTTCGGCAACCTCATCAACCCGCTGACCTCGCTGGTCCTGCCCTATCAGATCCCGGTGCTGGTGTTCGTCAGCATGCGCGGCTGGCCCAAGGCGTCCAGCGGCGAGCCCCAGCACCACTGGATGGGCCGCGTCGTGCCGGACTGGCTCGACTCGCTCGACGTACCGCACCGGATGCTCCTGCCGGACGGGCCGGGCCTCGACGAGGTCCTGGAGGAGACCCGGCCGGTGCTCGCCTCGGGACGGCCGGCGTTCGTCCTGGTCGCCAAGGGCGCGGTGGAGGACGAGAAGGCGGTCGGCGCGCCGGACGCGGAGACGCGGCCGGCCGACGGCGATCTGCCCGACCGCGACGACCTGGTGAAGGCCGTGCTCGCCGAGGTCGGACCGGAGTTCGTCTTCTCCACCACCGGCTATCTGTCCCGCTCGCTGTTCAACCGGGGCGACCGGCCGCGCAACTTCTACATGCAGGGCTCGATGGGCCATGTGGCCTCCCTGGCCCTGGGGTCCGCCCTGGCCCGCCCGTCGGAACGGTTCGTGGTGCTCGACGGTGACGGCTCGGTGCTGATGCACATGGGAGCGCTCACCACGGTGGGGCACTTCGCGCCGCCGAACCTGGTGCACGTGCTGTTCGACAACCAGGTCTACGACTCCACCGGCGGGCAGGCCACCACCGCGAGCACCACGGAGTTCGACACCATCGCCCGGGGCAGCGGCTACCGGCGGGTGCAGTACGTGGCCTCCACCGCGGCGGTGCGGCCCGCGATCCAGGACGCCTTCCGCGCCGAAGGGCCCACGCTCCTCGTGGTCCGCGGCCGGGCGGGCGGCGCGGCGGGCGAACGGGCCTCCGGGGCCGTCACCGTCCCCGAGATCGCGCGCCGGTTCAGCGCCGAACTGACCGCGGGGCAGGTGCCGCTGTCGTGA